In Acidovorax sp. 106, the following proteins share a genomic window:
- a CDS encoding SGNH/GDSL hydrolase family protein → MAANWMRRTFMVAACASAALLAACGSSTTESAISPQRMVAFGDGMSDVGQKGTRYTVNDGTVNNWTLQVAAGYSKGLTASSAGGKSYAAGNARVTAKPDAAGNSSTLTVKEQIDSFLASNTFTNDDLVMVNGGISDVIANMAAVNAGTMTTDQMVTASRQAGTDLATQVRRLVNAGAKYVMVTGTYDLSKTPWATEIGRTTVLNTASSAFNEGLLVGIVDLGSNVLYVDLAYYVNLYTSSPSSYGFSNATAAVCNSVDSTNGIGIGTGKVNSSLCNTSTLLSGVGQDTYAFADTVYLTPSAHRQFGTYAYDRLRARW, encoded by the coding sequence ATGGCAGCAAATTGGATGCGCCGCACCTTCATGGTCGCCGCATGTGCGTCGGCCGCGTTGCTCGCGGCTTGCGGTTCCAGCACCACCGAATCGGCCATCTCGCCCCAGCGGATGGTTGCTTTCGGCGACGGCATGAGCGATGTGGGCCAAAAAGGCACACGCTACACCGTCAATGACGGCACGGTGAACAACTGGACGCTGCAAGTGGCCGCTGGCTACAGCAAGGGCCTCACCGCTTCGTCGGCTGGCGGCAAGAGCTACGCAGCAGGCAATGCACGCGTCACGGCCAAGCCCGACGCAGCAGGCAACAGCAGCACGCTGACGGTGAAAGAGCAGATCGACAGCTTTTTGGCCAGCAACACCTTCACCAATGACGACCTGGTGATGGTCAACGGCGGCATCAGCGACGTGATCGCCAACATGGCCGCTGTGAACGCAGGCACCATGACCACCGACCAGATGGTCACGGCCTCGCGCCAGGCAGGCACGGACCTGGCCACGCAAGTACGCCGCCTGGTCAATGCCGGCGCCAAGTACGTCATGGTGACGGGCACCTACGACCTGAGCAAAACCCCATGGGCCACCGAGATTGGCCGCACCACCGTGCTCAATACGGCCAGCAGCGCCTTCAATGAAGGCTTGCTCGTCGGCATCGTGGACCTGGGCTCCAACGTGCTGTACGTGGACTTGGCCTACTACGTGAACCTGTACACCAGCAGCCCATCAAGCTATGGTTTCAGCAACGCTACGGCAGCCGTGTGCAACTCGGTGGACTCCACCAACGGCATCGGTATTGGCACTGGCAAGGTCAACTCCTCGCTGTGCAACACCTCGACCCTGCTGTCGGGCGTCGGCCAGGACACCTACGCATTCGCTGACACGGTGTACCTGACGCCCTCGGCGCACCGCCAATTCGGCACCTACGCCTACGACCGCCTGCGCGCTCGCTGGTAA
- the trxA gene encoding thioredoxin encodes MIDITVENFEAEVVAASMTVPVLVDFWAPWCGPCKSLGPVLEKLEVAYAGRFKLAKIDSDQQQQLAGMFGIRSIPTCVLLKNGQPVDGFTGALPEGQVRAFLDKHVPSEGELAAEAEVDEAHELLEAGDTQAALAKMADALAADPANDDARADYLRLLIATGGYEEAEALLQEPLKRIPQPLRFDALWRWLDALQFVQNDDRGNWPLEQFDALIAQNKRDFDTRFAKARVLMAEGEWAPAMEELLEIIMRDKAWNAEAPRKTYVAILELLTPPQPKADPAAAGKTAGGIEVMGKAALEQDEVTVMLNGYRRKLSMALN; translated from the coding sequence ATGATCGACATCACCGTAGAAAATTTTGAAGCCGAGGTGGTTGCCGCCTCGATGACCGTGCCCGTGCTGGTGGATTTTTGGGCGCCCTGGTGTGGCCCCTGCAAGTCGCTCGGGCCCGTGCTGGAAAAGCTCGAGGTGGCTTACGCAGGCCGCTTCAAGCTGGCCAAGATCGACTCTGACCAACAGCAGCAGCTGGCCGGCATGTTCGGTATCCGCAGCATTCCGACCTGCGTGCTGCTCAAAAACGGCCAGCCGGTCGATGGTTTTACCGGTGCGCTGCCTGAGGGGCAGGTGCGGGCCTTTTTGGACAAGCATGTGCCTAGCGAGGGCGAGCTGGCGGCCGAGGCCGAGGTGGACGAGGCGCATGAGCTGCTGGAGGCGGGTGACACCCAGGCTGCACTGGCCAAGATGGCCGACGCCCTGGCCGCCGACCCGGCCAACGACGATGCCCGCGCAGATTACCTGCGCCTGCTGATCGCCACCGGCGGCTACGAAGAGGCCGAGGCCCTGCTGCAAGAGCCCCTCAAGCGCATTCCGCAGCCGCTGCGTTTTGATGCGCTGTGGCGCTGGCTGGATGCCCTGCAGTTTGTGCAGAACGACGACCGGGGCAACTGGCCTCTGGAACAGTTCGATGCGCTGATCGCCCAGAACAAGCGCGACTTTGACACCCGCTTTGCCAAGGCCCGCGTGCTCATGGCCGAGGGCGAATGGGCCCCGGCCATGGAAGAGCTGCTGGAGATCATCATGCGCGACAAGGCCTGGAATGCCGAGGCACCGCGCAAGACCTATGTGGCCATCCTGGAGCTGCTCACCCCACCCCAGCCCAAGGCCGATCCGGCGGCTGCGGGCAAAACGGCGGGTGGCATCGAAGTGATGGGCAAGGCCGCGCTGGAGCAGGACGAGGTCACCGTGATGCTCAACGGCTACCGCCGCAAGCTGAGCATGGCGCTGAACTGA
- a CDS encoding OmpW family protein → MPHFSKTALTVALTLAALLSGASASAQVAGTFSARAGVTHIAPQVTSGNLSTPSFPGTTVDVGSASALTGGLNYMVTDHWAVDLPVGLPFKHNFYGDGAIAGTGKLGETKVVPATLFAQYRFGEANAQFRPYLGLGVTYSRFFKNRSTAALTAVTGGNPANPTTASIDNKWGLTPQVGFVWNFNERWFVDAAYYKSFLKTTTHLSSGQSIHIKLNPNVLAVGIGYRF, encoded by the coding sequence ATGCCTCATTTCTCCAAGACCGCCTTGACGGTCGCTCTGACCCTTGCCGCCCTGCTGTCGGGCGCCAGTGCCAGCGCCCAGGTGGCAGGCACTTTCAGCGCCCGCGCTGGGGTCACCCACATTGCGCCCCAGGTCACCAGTGGCAACCTGTCCACCCCCAGCTTTCCGGGCACCACGGTGGACGTGGGCTCGGCCAGCGCCCTGACCGGCGGGCTGAACTACATGGTCACCGACCACTGGGCGGTGGACCTGCCCGTGGGCCTGCCGTTCAAGCACAACTTCTACGGCGATGGCGCCATTGCGGGCACAGGCAAGCTGGGCGAGACCAAGGTCGTGCCGGCCACGCTGTTTGCGCAGTACCGCTTTGGCGAGGCCAATGCGCAGTTCCGCCCTTACCTGGGCCTGGGCGTGACGTACAGCCGGTTCTTCAAGAACCGCTCGACCGCCGCGCTGACGGCGGTGACCGGCGGCAACCCAGCCAACCCCACCACCGCCTCCATCGACAACAAATGGGGCCTGACACCGCAGGTGGGCTTTGTCTGGAACTTCAATGAACGCTGGTTTGTGGACGCGGCGTACTACAAGAGCTTCCTGAAGACCACCACGCACCTGTCGTCGGGCCAGTCGATCCATATCAAGCTCAACCCCAACGTGTTGGCGGTGGGCATTGGTTACCGGTTCTGA
- a CDS encoding 5-(carboxyamino)imidazole ribonucleotide synthase has translation MKTPTHPPLLPGSTLGVLGGGQLGRMFVHQAQAMGYFTAVLDADPTSPAGLVSHHHIQTGYEDPAGLAELARVADAVTTEFENVPAAALAALAAQRPVSPAASAVSVAQDRAREKAHFVACGVPCAPYAVIETAEQLAAISVDLLPGILKTARMGYDGKGQVRVKTPAELAAAWDSVGQVPCVLEKMLPLQLECSVLVARGADGAMVHLPVQRNLHRDGILAVTEVYEENLPPALAAQAVAAAKSVAEGLQYVGVLCVEFFVLQDGSLVVNEIAPRPHNSGHYSQNACDVSQFELQVRTMAGLPLTQPRQHSPAVMLNLLGDLWFAHGNAAQTPPWAEVLALPGTHLHLYGKHDAKRGRKMGHLNITAATPEAARATALQAAALLGIDPF, from the coding sequence ATGAAAACGCCCACCCATCCACCCCTTCTGCCCGGTAGCACACTGGGCGTGCTGGGCGGCGGCCAGCTGGGCCGCATGTTTGTGCACCAGGCCCAGGCCATGGGCTACTTCACCGCCGTGCTCGATGCCGACCCGACCAGCCCCGCTGGGCTGGTGAGCCACCACCACATTCAGACCGGCTACGAAGACCCAGCTGGCTTGGCCGAGCTGGCCCGCGTGGCCGATGCGGTAACCACCGAATTCGAGAACGTGCCCGCTGCCGCGCTGGCCGCCCTGGCCGCGCAGCGCCCGGTGTCGCCCGCCGCCAGCGCGGTCTCTGTGGCGCAAGACCGGGCGCGGGAGAAGGCGCACTTTGTGGCGTGCGGCGTGCCCTGCGCGCCTTATGCGGTCATCGAGACGGCCGAGCAGCTCGCCGCTATTTCGGTTGATTTGCTGCCGGGTATCCTGAAAACCGCCCGCATGGGCTACGACGGCAAGGGCCAGGTGCGCGTGAAGACGCCCGCCGAGCTGGCCGCAGCGTGGGATTCCGTCGGCCAGGTGCCTTGCGTGCTGGAGAAGATGCTGCCCCTGCAGCTCGAATGCTCCGTGCTGGTGGCACGCGGCGCAGACGGCGCCATGGTGCATTTGCCCGTGCAGCGCAACCTGCACCGCGACGGCATTCTGGCGGTGACTGAAGTTTATGAAGAGAATCTGCCCCCAGCGCTTGCTGCACAAGCGGTAGCAGCTGCGAAATCTGTAGCAGAGGGCCTGCAATACGTGGGCGTGCTGTGCGTGGAGTTCTTCGTGCTGCAGGACGGCAGCCTGGTGGTCAACGAGATCGCCCCGCGCCCCCACAACAGCGGCCACTACAGCCAGAACGCCTGCGATGTGTCGCAGTTTGAACTGCAGGTGCGCACCATGGCCGGCCTGCCGCTGACACAGCCGCGCCAGCACAGCCCCGCCGTCATGCTCAACCTGCTGGGCGATTTGTGGTTTGCCCACGGCAACGCTGCGCAGACCCCGCCCTGGGCCGAAGTGCTGGCCTTGCCCGGTACCCACCTGCACCTGTACGGCAAGCACGACGCCAAGCGCGGTCGCAAGATGGGGCACCTGAACATCACCGCAGCTACGCCCGAGGCCGCCCGCGCCACGGCGCTACAGGCTGCAGCGCTGCTGGGCATTGACCCGTTTTGA
- a CDS encoding SGNH/GDSL hydrolase family protein, whose protein sequence is MNFQRKALWVSLAAAALLAGCGGGGADTTPVAPIRGIKVVGDSLADSGTFGYKFTVQGTAPTGTGATALWVDRVAASYSQTLCARYASTDGVSFATKAGCTNYAVGGGRINNISASTSPVSITQQIKDAGAAGYVASDLLLVDGGANDAADLIGAYLRAGTDGGAAYKALLSTVLDAATVNAALAGGSSGLAQAGGAYMKALAAQFAATLKANALDKGATRVAVLNVPDILKTPRFKLVVASIAAAQGTAASVQATAVFDAWIQAFNTQLSASFAGDSRVAIVNFNESSKDQADRPAQYELSNITTPACPVTGRGSDGLPTYSFPTCTAAALSAAPPVGVAGGADWWKFYAFSDGFHPSPYVHQLMGQLVSRSLSQAGWL, encoded by the coding sequence ATGAATTTCCAGCGCAAGGCATTGTGGGTTTCACTGGCGGCGGCAGCGCTGCTGGCAGGGTGTGGCGGGGGCGGGGCAGACACGACCCCTGTGGCCCCCATCCGGGGCATCAAAGTGGTGGGCGACAGCCTGGCCGACAGCGGCACGTTTGGCTACAAGTTCACCGTGCAGGGCACTGCGCCTACCGGCACCGGCGCCACGGCCCTGTGGGTGGACCGTGTGGCCGCCAGCTACAGCCAAACGCTGTGCGCGCGCTACGCATCGACCGACGGCGTCAGCTTTGCCACCAAGGCGGGTTGCACCAACTACGCGGTGGGCGGCGGGCGCATCAACAACATCAGCGCATCCACGTCGCCGGTGTCGATCACCCAGCAGATCAAGGACGCGGGCGCTGCGGGCTACGTCGCTTCCGACCTGCTGCTGGTGGACGGCGGCGCCAACGATGCTGCCGATTTGATCGGCGCCTACCTCCGGGCTGGCACCGACGGCGGTGCCGCCTACAAGGCGCTGCTGAGCACGGTGCTGGATGCCGCCACCGTCAATGCTGCCTTGGCAGGGGGCTCGTCTGGCCTGGCGCAGGCCGGTGGTGCTTACATGAAGGCCCTGGCTGCGCAGTTTGCCGCCACGCTCAAGGCCAACGCGCTGGACAAAGGCGCTACGCGGGTGGCGGTGCTGAACGTGCCCGACATCCTCAAGACCCCGCGCTTCAAGCTGGTGGTGGCCTCGATTGCCGCCGCCCAGGGCACAGCGGCCAGCGTGCAGGCCACAGCGGTGTTTGACGCCTGGATTCAGGCGTTCAACACCCAGCTGAGCGCCAGCTTTGCGGGCGACAGTCGGGTGGCCATCGTCAACTTCAACGAATCCTCCAAAGACCAGGCGGATCGCCCCGCCCAGTACGAACTGAGCAACATCACCACGCCAGCGTGCCCCGTCACCGGCCGTGGCAGCGACGGTTTGCCCACCTACAGCTTCCCCACTTGCACGGCCGCCGCACTGTCGGCTGCACCCCCCGTGGGCGTGGCGGGTGGGGCCGACTGGTGGAAGTTCTATGCCTTCTCCGACGGCTTTCACCCCTCGCCCTACGTGCACCAGCTGATGGGGCAATTGGTCTCGCGTTCATTGTCCCAGGCAGGCTGGCTCTGA
- a CDS encoding SemiSWEET transporter encodes MPLSDLIGYLAATLTTCSFLPQALHTFRTRDVSGISLGMYSVFTSGVALWLAYGVVLQAWPIVIANAITLVLASAILGMKLRFGDRPAC; translated from the coding sequence ATGCCCTTGTCTGACCTGATTGGCTACCTTGCCGCCACGCTGACCACCTGCAGCTTTCTGCCCCAGGCCCTGCACACGTTTCGCACACGTGATGTGAGCGGCATCTCGCTGGGCATGTACAGCGTGTTCACCTCGGGGGTGGCGTTGTGGCTGGCCTATGGCGTGGTGCTGCAGGCCTGGCCCATCGTGATCGCCAATGCCATCACCCTGGTGCTGGCCAGTGCCATCCTGGGGATGAAGCTGCGCTTTGGTGATCGCCCGGCGTGCTGA
- the purE gene encoding 5-(carboxyamino)imidazole ribonucleotide mutase — MKPIQIGVVMGSSSDWDTMQHAVQILEQFGISHEARVVSAHRMPDDMFAYAEAAAGRGLKAIIAGAGGAAHLPGMIAAKTTVPVLGVPVASRHLQGMDSLHSIVQMPKGIPVATFAIGTAGAANAALFAVALLASESPELRQRLEAFRAEQTEVARNMTLPPV, encoded by the coding sequence ATGAAACCCATTCAGATCGGCGTCGTCATGGGTTCCAGCAGCGACTGGGACACCATGCAGCACGCAGTGCAAATTCTTGAGCAGTTCGGCATCTCGCACGAGGCCCGCGTGGTCTCGGCCCACCGCATGCCCGACGACATGTTTGCCTACGCCGAAGCCGCTGCAGGCCGGGGCCTCAAAGCCATCATCGCGGGCGCCGGTGGCGCCGCCCACCTGCCCGGCATGATTGCAGCCAAAACCACCGTGCCCGTGCTGGGCGTGCCCGTGGCCAGCCGCCACCTGCAAGGCATGGATTCGCTGCACAGCATTGTGCAAATGCCCAAGGGCATTCCCGTGGCCACCTTTGCCATCGGCACCGCAGGCGCTGCCAATGCCGCCCTGTTTGCCGTGGCCCTGCTGGCCAGCGAGAGCCCCGAGCTGCGCCAGCGCCTGGAAGCCTTCCGCGCCGAACAGACGGAAGTGGCGCGCAACATGACCTTGCCGCCCGTATGA
- a CDS encoding S9 family peptidase, translated as MTPLRLTCVAAAAALLAACGGSDDSVRGELIDPPTVLTTLTVAQIDAATAASGLQALSGKAKCDVKVVALNYRTPGVKDGEMSNASGAMLVPAGACSAAAPLVVNARGTEVLKTRTLANPQDPETFLLAAMYAAQGYAVVATDYLGYAKSTYGFHPYLHADSQAATLIDSARAARNAADAVGAKLSGKVMFTGYSQGGHASMAAHRAAERDHAGEFNVVAGAHLAGPYNLSGSLQLTEAIVGYQFFVPMIVTSWQKIYGNIYGSPSEAFKAPYASYIENLLPNPTLTTTTLVTSGNLPGGTPNQARDALFQPAFLTGAQQGGNNPLYQAGKKNDLLGWTPKARVLLCGGAGDPTVPPAVHQVVMKADFDKRGVTNVTSVDVDAAIQATYGPGGKAPTDATSAAFATYYGSYHGKYEPPLCHAQARGVFDAVK; from the coding sequence ATGACTCCATTGCGCCTTACCTGTGTGGCCGCTGCGGCGGCCTTGCTTGCTGCTTGCGGCGGCTCTGACGATTCTGTGCGGGGCGAGCTCATCGACCCGCCCACGGTGCTCACCACCCTCACGGTGGCGCAGATCGACGCCGCCACCGCGGCCAGCGGCCTGCAGGCCCTGAGCGGAAAAGCCAAGTGCGATGTGAAGGTGGTGGCACTGAACTACCGCACCCCGGGCGTGAAGGACGGCGAGATGAGCAATGCCTCGGGGGCCATGCTGGTGCCTGCGGGGGCCTGCTCTGCCGCTGCGCCACTGGTGGTCAACGCGCGGGGCACCGAGGTGCTCAAAACCCGCACCTTGGCCAACCCGCAAGACCCCGAAACCTTTTTGCTGGCCGCCATGTATGCCGCCCAGGGCTATGCCGTGGTGGCCACCGATTACCTGGGCTATGCCAAGTCCACCTACGGCTTTCACCCCTATCTGCACGCTGACTCGCAGGCCGCCACCCTCATCGACTCGGCACGCGCTGCGCGCAACGCAGCCGACGCCGTGGGCGCCAAGCTCTCGGGCAAGGTGATGTTTACCGGGTATTCGCAGGGTGGGCATGCCTCCATGGCTGCCCACCGGGCCGCCGAGCGCGACCACGCGGGCGAATTCAATGTGGTGGCGGGCGCCCACTTGGCCGGGCCATACAACCTGTCGGGTTCTTTGCAGCTCACTGAGGCGATCGTCGGGTATCAGTTCTTTGTGCCCATGATCGTGACCTCCTGGCAAAAGATCTACGGCAATATTTATGGCAGCCCGTCCGAAGCCTTCAAGGCCCCCTACGCCAGCTACATCGAAAACCTGCTGCCCAACCCCACGTTGACCACCACCACCCTGGTCACATCGGGCAACCTGCCGGGCGGCACACCGAATCAGGCCCGAGACGCGCTGTTCCAGCCCGCTTTCTTGACCGGGGCACAGCAAGGCGGCAACAACCCGTTGTACCAAGCGGGCAAAAAGAACGACCTGCTCGGCTGGACGCCCAAAGCCCGTGTGCTGCTGTGCGGCGGTGCGGGCGACCCCACCGTGCCACCTGCCGTGCACCAGGTGGTGATGAAGGCCGACTTTGACAAACGCGGTGTGACCAATGTGACGTCGGTGGATGTGGATGCGGCCATCCAGGCCACTTACGGACCTGGAGGCAAGGCTCCCACCGATGCCACCTCGGCCGCCTTTGCGACCTACTACGGCAGCTACCACGGCAAATACGAGCCCCCGCTTTGCCATGCACAGGCGCGCGGCGTGTTTGACGCCGTGAAGTAG
- the dacB gene encoding D-alanyl-D-alanine carboxypeptidase/D-alanyl-D-alanine-endopeptidase produces the protein MTDKADWCRAALNTVAWGAAACAVAWSVVAQAQTGTAQGVLPPEVESALARSKLPRDAISVLVADAQGGARTAPRLSYRAQVPVNPASVMKLVTTYAALEQLGPAYTWSTPVFVEGPVQGGSLKGNVYIQGQGDPKLVVERLWLLMRRLQTQGIQVIVGDIVLDRTAFDVPEQDPGRFDGEPLRPYNASPDALLLNYKSSVMTFVPDGPAGVARIQYDPPLAGVQRPATVALAAAGGDCGDWRGALRAELGDPLKVSFQGAYPASCGERVWPVAYPAPRDFAARAVEGMWRELGGKLTGTVRDGKVPAGLKPAFVSTSPALAEVVRDVNKYSNNVMAQHVFLALARQKGGVATMDGAREALRQWWQARFADVDAPVPDNGAGLSRDARVTALGLGRMLQSAWASPVMPELVASLPIAGVDGTLRRSQSRGAAHLKTGSLRDVMAVAGYVHAQSGKRYVLVAIVNHPNANAARPVLDALTDWAARD, from the coding sequence ATGACAGACAAGGCAGATTGGTGCCGCGCCGCTTTGAACACCGTGGCTTGGGGGGCTGCGGCGTGCGCTGTGGCGTGGAGCGTGGTTGCGCAGGCCCAGACTGGCACGGCGCAGGGGGTTTTGCCGCCCGAGGTGGAAAGTGCACTGGCCCGCAGCAAACTACCGCGCGATGCCATCAGCGTGCTGGTGGCCGACGCACAAGGCGGCGCGCGCACCGCGCCGCGCCTGTCCTACCGGGCGCAGGTGCCGGTCAACCCGGCTTCGGTGATGAAGCTCGTCACCACTTATGCGGCGCTGGAGCAGCTGGGGCCCGCCTACACCTGGAGCACGCCGGTGTTTGTGGAGGGCCCGGTGCAGGGCGGCAGCCTCAAGGGCAACGTCTACATCCAGGGCCAGGGTGATCCCAAGCTGGTGGTGGAGCGCCTGTGGCTGCTGATGCGGCGCCTGCAGACGCAGGGTATCCAGGTCATCGTGGGCGACATCGTGCTGGACCGCACGGCCTTTGACGTGCCCGAGCAAGACCCCGGCCGCTTCGATGGCGAGCCGCTGCGGCCCTACAACGCGTCGCCCGACGCACTGCTGCTGAACTACAAGTCCAGCGTCATGACCTTTGTGCCCGATGGCCCTGCCGGGGTGGCCCGCATCCAGTACGACCCGCCGCTGGCCGGGGTGCAGCGGCCCGCCACCGTTGCTTTGGCCGCTGCTGGGGGCGACTGCGGCGACTGGCGCGGCGCGCTGCGGGCCGAGCTGGGCGACCCGCTGAAGGTGAGCTTTCAGGGCGCGTACCCCGCGTCGTGCGGCGAGCGTGTGTGGCCTGTGGCCTACCCGGCGCCGCGTGACTTTGCCGCCCGTGCGGTCGAGGGCATGTGGCGCGAGCTGGGTGGCAAGCTCACCGGCACCGTGCGCGACGGCAAGGTGCCCGCCGGGCTCAAGCCCGCGTTTGTCAGCACCTCGCCCGCGCTGGCCGAGGTGGTGCGCGATGTGAACAAGTACAGCAACAACGTGATGGCGCAGCATGTCTTTCTGGCCCTGGCCCGCCAGAAGGGCGGCGTGGCCACCATGGACGGCGCCCGCGAGGCCCTGCGCCAGTGGTGGCAGGCCCGCTTTGCCGATGTGGACGCCCCCGTGCCCGACAACGGCGCGGGCCTGAGCCGCGACGCCCGCGTGACGGCCCTGGGGTTGGGGCGCATGCTGCAGTCCGCCTGGGCATCGCCCGTCATGCCCGAGCTGGTGGCGTCGCTGCCCATTGCCGGGGTGGATGGCACCCTGCGCCGCAGCCAAAGCCGAGGGGCCGCGCACCTCAAGACCGGCAGCCTGCGCGACGTGATGGCCGTGGCGGGCTACGTGCACGCCCAAAGCGGCAAGCGCTACGTGCTGGTGGCCATCGTCAACCACCCCAATGCCAATGCCGCGCGACCCGTTCTGGACGCCCTCACGGACTGGGCAGCGCGGGATTGA
- a CDS encoding phosphoribosylaminoimidazolesuccinocarboxamide synthase, with translation MTQPSNPALHTSALTSLPLLARGKVRDNYAVGDDRILMVASDRLSAFDVIMGEPIPGKGALLTQMALFWFDKLGHICPNHLTGDAPESVVSPAEVEQVRGRSMLVQRLKPIPVEAVVRGYLAGSGWKEYQESQAVCGVPLPAGLTNAAKLPEPIYTPAAKAAMGEHDENITFERTVEMIGVDLATRIRDLSIAIYKAAAEIALTKGMIIADTKFEFGLAPDGTLVLMDEVLTPDSSRYWPVEGYADALAAGQNPPSYDKQFVRDWLEQAQVNGKPWDKTAPSPRLPQAVIEKTAAKYREALERLTA, from the coding sequence ATGACACAGCCCAGCAACCCCGCCCTGCACACCTCTGCCCTGACATCACTGCCCCTGCTGGCACGCGGCAAGGTGCGCGACAACTACGCCGTGGGCGACGACCGCATCCTGATGGTCGCCAGCGACCGCCTTTCGGCCTTTGACGTGATCATGGGCGAGCCCATTCCGGGCAAAGGTGCGCTGCTCACGCAGATGGCGCTGTTCTGGTTCGACAAGCTCGGCCACATTTGCCCCAACCACCTCACAGGCGACGCCCCCGAGAGCGTGGTGAGCCCCGCCGAAGTCGAGCAGGTGCGTGGCCGCTCGATGCTGGTGCAGCGCCTCAAGCCCATTCCGGTCGAAGCCGTGGTGCGCGGCTACCTGGCCGGCAGTGGCTGGAAGGAATACCAGGAGTCGCAAGCCGTGTGCGGCGTGCCCCTGCCCGCAGGGCTGACCAACGCGGCCAAGCTGCCCGAACCCATCTACACCCCGGCCGCCAAGGCTGCGATGGGCGAGCACGACGAGAACATCACCTTTGAGCGCACGGTGGAGATGATTGGCGTGGACTTGGCCACCCGCATCCGCGACCTGAGCATCGCCATCTACAAGGCCGCGGCCGAGATTGCGCTGACCAAGGGCATGATCATTGCCGACACCAAGTTCGAGTTTGGACTGGCGCCCGATGGCACGCTGGTGCTGATGGACGAGGTGCTGACCCCTGACAGCTCGCGCTACTGGCCCGTGGAAGGCTACGCCGACGCGCTGGCCGCCGGCCAGAACCCGCCCAGCTACGACAAGCAGTTTGTGCGCGACTGGCTGGAGCAAGCCCAGGTGAACGGCAAGCCCTGGGACAAGACGGCCCCCTCGCCCCGCCTGCCACAAGCGGTGATCGAGAAGACCGCAGCCAAGTACCGCGAGGCGCTGGAGCGGCTGACGGCCTGA
- a CDS encoding L-threonylcarbamoyladenylate synthase yields MILDGTQPASITAAASALRRGELVGLPTETVYGLAADASSDTAVAQIFAAKGRPSDHPLIVHVADAAGIAHFASDVPAFAQKLVDAFWPGPLTLILPRLPGVATAATGGQDSVGLRCPAHPVAHALLVACAAPADAAVPGDAPVWGVAAPSANRFGRVSPTTAQHVQDELGEALLVLDGGPCQVGIESTIVDCTRGVPVLLRPGAITREQIQRACGVAPLSKEDLPSHTPRASGTLEAHYAPAAKVRLMDAKALQIGLDLLGADAAHIAVYARAALRTQSSKLVMRRMPDDAAATAQQLFAALRAFDDQGVKLIWIETPPATPDWEGVRDRLQRAAAA; encoded by the coding sequence ATGATTCTTGACGGTACCCAGCCTGCGTCGATCACCGCCGCCGCCAGCGCCCTGCGCCGGGGCGAACTGGTCGGCCTGCCCACCGAAACCGTGTACGGCCTGGCCGCTGACGCCAGCAGCGACACGGCCGTTGCGCAGATTTTTGCGGCGAAGGGCCGCCCCAGCGACCACCCGCTGATCGTGCACGTGGCCGACGCGGCAGGCATTGCCCACTTTGCCAGCGACGTGCCCGCGTTTGCGCAAAAGCTGGTCGATGCGTTCTGGCCCGGCCCGCTCACCCTCATCTTGCCGCGCCTGCCCGGTGTGGCCACGGCCGCCACGGGCGGGCAGGACAGCGTGGGCCTACGCTGCCCGGCCCACCCGGTGGCGCACGCGCTGCTGGTGGCCTGCGCCGCCCCGGCCGATGCCGCCGTGCCCGGTGATGCCCCCGTGTGGGGCGTGGCCGCGCCCAGCGCCAACCGCTTTGGCCGCGTGAGCCCCACCACCGCCCAGCATGTGCAGGACGAGTTGGGCGAGGCGCTGCTGGTGCTCGACGGCGGCCCCTGCCAGGTGGGCATTGAAAGCACCATCGTCGATTGCACCCGGGGCGTGCCCGTGCTGCTACGCCCCGGCGCCATCACACGCGAGCAGATCCAGCGGGCCTGCGGCGTGGCCCCCTTGTCCAAAGAAGACCTGCCCAGCCATACCCCGCGCGCCTCAGGCACGCTGGAGGCGCACTATGCCCCCGCTGCCAAGGTGCGGCTGATGGATGCCAAGGCGCTGCAAATCGGGCTGGACCTGCTGGGCGCTGATGCGGCCCACATTGCGGTGTACGCGCGCGCTGCGCTGCGCACCCAGTCCTCCAAGCTGGTCATGCGCCGCATGCCCGACGACGCGGCAGCCACGGCACAGCAACTGTTTGCGGCGCTGCGCGCCTTTGACGACCAGGGCGTCAAGCTGATCTGGATTGAAACCCCGCCCGCCACCCCCGACTGGGAAGGCGTGCGCGACCGGTTGCAGCGTGCAGCGGCGGCTTGA